A segment of the Robbsia sp. KACC 23696 genome:
GATAGATCACGCGCATGCCGAAACCGAGGGCACGTCGCGCCACGGCCTGTCCGATGCGGCCCATGCCGACGACACCCAGTGTGGCGCCGTGAATATCGACGCCGGTCAACATATCGTAATGCCAGGATTGCCATTTGCCGGCCCGCAAATAATGCTCGGCCTCGGTGATGCGCCGTGCGGTGGCCATCAATAGCGCCCACCCCAGATCGGCGGTGGTTTCATTGAGCACATCGGGCGTATTGGTGCCGACGATGCCGCGTGGCGTCATGGCATCCAACGGCAGATTGTTGTATCCGACCGCCATGTTCGCCAGGGCCTTCAAGCGCGGCGCCTGGGCGATCAATTCGGCTGGAATACGGTCGCCGATCACCATCAGACCGTCTTTGTCCGCTCCGCGCCGGATCAACTCCGCCTCCGTCAACGCCGTGCCGCTGTCATTGACCTCGACATCGAAATGGGTTTGTAGTCGCGCGATGACATCCGGAAAAATCGCGTGCGTGACTAGGATCTTTTGCTTGTCTGACTGCATCGGAATACCCCTGGAAGATGGATCGAACGAGAACCGTCCTGCCACGTTCCGCGGGGCCGCCGCCTACCGTGATCACCGTCGGCGGATCACGGTGCGCACATCACAGAAACAGCCAGGTCATGACCGCGAAAAGTGGCAACAGAATCGGCACCGACCATACCATGTATCCGAAAAAGCTGGGCATCGCCACGCCCCGCTCTTCGGCAATCGCCTTGACCATGAAGTTAGGCGCATTGCCGATATAGCTCAGGGCCCCCATGAAAACCGAGCCCGCCGATATCGCCAGCAAGGTGGAGGCATAGTCGGTCATCAAGGTCTTGGCATCGCCACCGGCGGTATTGAAAAAGACCAGATAGGTGGGGGCATTATCGAGAAAGCCGGAGAGCAAACCGGTGGCCCAGAAATACACGGCATCGCGCGGCGCGCCATGCGCATCGGTGACGAGCGCGAGCAACGGCGCAAACGGCCCCTGCGCACCCATCGACAGCATCGCGATCACCGGCGCGATCGTGACGAAAATGGCCGCGAACAATTTGCCCACTTCGGCGATCGGCGCCCAGTCGAACTGATTGCCGAGCCGCGCCGATGCCGGCGTGATCCACAGCGACAGGCCCAGCACCGCGAACAGCAGCACGTCGCGCACGGCATCTTGTAAAGCCAGCGGCGTGCCGGCGATATCGAACGTGATACCCGGCCGCCAGAAGCCGCTCATCAACACCAGCCCGATAATGGCCAACAGCAGGAAGAAGTTGCGCTTGCCGTCGATGCGCAACGCCGTATCGTCGGTCGCGATGCCGGACAAGGTTGGCGATGCGGCGTCCGTATCAGTCGCAGCGGCCGCCGGCACCCTCGCGGCACCGGCGGCGATGCCGGGAGCGGCCGAGGCGTTCGCGGCCAACCGCGCGTCGCCTCGCAGCAAATGGCGATCGACAAAGAAAAAGATCACGCACAAGACGCCACAAAGGAAGAGCATCGGCATCAGCAAATGCTGCGTCGTCCAAAGAAAACTCACGCCCTTCAGAAAGCCGAGAAACAAGGGCGGATCACCGAGCGGCGTCAAGGAACCGCCGGCATTCGCCACCAGGAAAATGAAGAACACGACCAGATGCACGCGATGCCGGCGCCCTTCGTTGGCCCGCAGCAGCGGCCGGATCAGCAACATGGCCGCACCGGTCGTGCCCATCAGACTGGCAAGCGCCGCACCCAGCACCAGAAACCCGGTGTTGCTGGCCGCGGTCGCCGGTAGACGGCCCTGCAGGCAGATCCCGCCCGAGACCGTATAGAGCGCCGCCAGCAAGGCGATAAAGGGGATATATTCGGCGACCATCGCATGGACGACCACGCCGACGGCGGTGCCGGCGCCGTACTGCCAGGCGAAGGGCAGCAGGAACACCGCGCCCCAGGCCGCGGCGATCTTGCCGAAGTGGTGATGCCAGAACGGACCGGCGACCAGGGGGAACACGGCGATCGACAGCAGCAGGCCGGCAAACGGCAGCCCCCAGATCAGCGATAAGGCGGGCGTCGGCGAGGCGGCATGCGCCAAACCCGGCAGCGCCAGCCATGCGAGCGCAATCCATCGTGCCAGGACGCGAGGCGTCAAACCGTCGGATGGAATCCGCTTTGCACGCCGGATGAGATCGGTCTGTCGATGCTCAAGTATTTGACTTTGCATACAATTCCAAGGCGTGAGTGGCCTCGGGATTATAGCGTCGCGCCCGCCACCAGGGCGGTCCATTGGCCGTCCCGCAGCGCATCGGCGCGTATTCCGCCCGAATCGGACAACGACCGATGACAAGAAAGCGGATTACTCCGGCAAATGCTTGATGCCGAACACCTGGCGCAGATAGGTCAGATAGGCCTGGTCATCGCACATATTCTTGCCGGGTGAGTCCGACAGCTTGGCAACCGGTTGGCCATTGCAACGCACCATCTTGATCACGACTTGCAACGGCTCATAGCCCAGGTCGTTGGTCAGATTCGTTCCCACGCCGAACGCCAGTCGGCAGCGGCCCTGGAAGCGCTCGTACAACTGCAGCACCTTCGGGATATCGAGCGCGTCGCTGAACACCATGATCTTCGTGCGCGGATCGACGCGATTGTCTTCGTAGTGCTTGAGCAGACGCTCGCCCCATTCGAACGGGTCACCCGAATCATGACGTGCGCCGTCGAACAGTTTGCAGAAGTACATGTCGAAGTCTTTCAGGAAGGACGTCATCCCGTAGACATCGGACAGCGCGATCCCCAGATCGCCGCGATACTCCTTCGCCCACATCTCGAAACCGAAAATCTGCGAATCGCGCAGGCGCGGTCCCAGACCCTGACAGGCCTGCAGATATTCGTGCGCCATCGTGCCGAGCGGGGTCAGATCGTGCTGCATCGCGAACAAGACGTTGCTGGTGCCGGCGAACTGCGGGCCCAGATTGTCCTTCAGCGAGAGCAGCACCTCTTCGTGCCAACGCTTGGAGAAACGGCGGCGCGTACCGTAGTCGGCGATCTTGCACTCGGCGTATTCCGGGCTCGCGCCCAGCATCGCGATCTTGCTTTTCAGCCGCTCGCGCCCTTCCCGATAATCGGGCGCGCGCTGCGTATTGCGGAAGTAGACCTCGTTGACGATGGCGAGCACGGGGATTTCGAACAGGATCGTGTGGAGCCAGGGACCCTTGATCGTGATTTCGATCTCGCCATGGTTTTCACCGGACGGCATCACCGTGATGTACTTCTGATTCAGGTGGAACAGGTCCAGGAAATCGACGAAGTCGCTCTTGATGAAGCGCAGTTTGCGCAACCACTGCTGCTCCGCCTGCGTGAAACGCAGCGCGCAGAGGTGGTCGATCTCTTGTCGGATCTCTTCGACGAAGGGCGCGAGCATGACGCCCGGCGTCCGACATTTGAAGCGATACTCGACGTCGGCCGCCGGGAAATGATGCAGGACGACCTGCATCATCGTGAATTTATAGAGATCAGTGTCGAACAACGAAGTGATGATCATCGAATCGCAATCTTCCAACGATATGAACGCACGAAAGGGTGTGCCACCATAGCAGCGACACGCCGCCAGCACTGCGGCACAGGCGCGCATACGCGGCAATTTGCCCCACCCTGCAATGTGGCGTCGATGGTAACCGAATTTTCTTAATCCAGCCCAAAGCAGGACGCGCGGTGCGGCATTACGCAAGACTCGGTAGTGCGGCGTCATAACGACATTACGCAACTGTCTGAGCGAACGTTGCATCGATCATCGCATGGACTGAGCCTTCGGTTACAATAACGCCTTTCGTATACAGCCGTTTGGCGCCAAGACGTAGGAGTGAGTGCATGACGCACGTCGTTACCGAAAATTGCATCAAGTGCCGCTACACCGATTGCGTCGACGTCTGTCCGGTCGATTGCTTCCGTGAAGGCCCGAATTTCCTCGTCATCGATCCGGATGAGTGCATCGACTGCGCCGTCTGCGTGGCCGAGTGTCCGGCGAATGCCATCTACGCGGAAGAAGACGTGCCGGGCGATCAGCAAGCCTTCACGTCGTTGAACGCGGAATTGGCCTCGATTTGGCCGAGCATCACGAAGACGATTCCGCCGCTGGCCGACGCCGACGACTGGAAAGACAAGGAAGGAAAGCTCGATTTGCTCGAGCGCTAAAAAAACGCTTGCAGGCTGACCCGGACGCTTGTAATATTGCGGCCCTGGTCAGCCAAGTTCTGTTTTGCCCCGCGTTGTCGGCGGGAAGAAAGCAGACGCAAAAGTTGATTCGGTCATCATCGATGCTTCGACAGCGTGCTGCGGAAACGAGTACGACTGAGATCGGTGATGACTGCAGGAAGCGTGGGAAAGCAGTAAGTTCCAACGCGGTCAGCGAAGAAATTTCGGTGGCACTGCAAAAAAAAGTTTGACAGATAAAGATTTGCTCCTTATAATCTTTTTCTCTGCTGTTCCCCGATAGCTCAGTCGGTAGAGCGCCGGACTGTTAATCCGTAGGTCCCTGGTTCGAGCCCAGGTCGGGGAGCCAAGGAACATGCAGTAATAAAAAGCCCTTTCAGGAAACTGAAAGGGCTTTTTGCTTTGGGGCGTCGACGTCGTGCAAAGGGACGTCGCACGGGTTTTCGCGCAGCGCCGTCAGCGATCTGCGCGAGCGCGCCAGCCGACTCGCCCCTCCCCGTTTCCTGGAACCGCACGGTGCGCGAGCCGACTCGCGCCCGCCGCCGTTACCAGAGTCGCAGTCGCTTCAACACGCCCACGGTCAGAACAGCAAGAAACACCATCGCGCCCATGACGAACCAGAACGCATAGTTGCCATGCGTTCCCGGCAGGCCGCCCACATTCATCCCGAAGATGCCGGAGATCAACGACGCGGGCAGCAGCAAGGCCGACATGATCGACAGCGCCAGCAGCTTGCGATTAATGTCCTCCGCCAGCAGCGAGGCCATCTCGTCCTGCATCAGCTTCGCCCGCTCATAAATCGCTTCCAGCGATCCACCAATGCTGTTCATCGTCTGGACGGCCTGAACGAGGGTCTCGGCCGATCGCGGATCGGACCACTCCAATCGCGGCGCCACCAATTGCGCCAGTGCCGTGCGTTCCGGATCGACGTAGCGCTTCAGTTCCACCAGATCGCGACGGATCGCGCCCAACTCGGCGCGCTGGTCGGTATGACGCCCGTCCAATACCCCCTCTTCCACATCGTCGAGTCGATCGCCGAGATCATTGACCTTCTCGGCGAAGGTCTCATTCAGCCCGCGAATCAGCGTTGCGAACAGTTCCGTGGTGTCGCGAAACGTGTCGCCATCGAGGACCGCATGGCGCAGTTTGTCGGTGGACTGCATCCGCACCGTGCGGACGGTGATCAAACGTGACGCATCGATATAGAAGCGCAAGGCGCTGGTGCCCTTGTCGATATCGCCACCGCCGCCCAGTTCGAAATCCGAGATGACGCCGAAAAAGTAGGCGTTGCCGAGATGCACCCGCGGCCGTCTGTCGCGGCCGCAGAGAAACTCGCGCACCGAGACCGGCAACGCTTCGCGGCATTGCAGCCAGCCGTTGACCGCCTCATCGGCTGCCGAGAGATGCATCCAGACGGGCGTGTCCGGCGCGCCCGGCAAGGTCTGCGTTTCCGGCCACTGCATCGCCGTCGCCCGTCCATGTTCGAATACATAGCCACAGACATAGCCATCCGGCGCCGAATGCACCACGTTGTCGGTAATCGACGGCGCCCGCGCCGTATCGATGCTGCCCTGTCCCTGCTGTTCCATAAGTCCTTGCTATCCTTAATCTTTCAATGCACTTTCGCCGTTGATCGGCCTATTGGCTAGCATAGCGAGAAGTTGGACTGCAAGGGTATCGTCAGCTCGCCGTACGCGGCGGCCGTGGCGGACCACCTCGCGCTTGCAGACCGGGTAACGCACGCGCCGAGGATGTTCCCGTAACGCCAAGTGACACGTTCCGGAGGCCCGTAACAAAACAAGCAGCCCAGGCAGGTAAATGTTGCACGCGGCCGGCAAGATATCGTTGCCGGAACGACGCAAATTCGAGAAAAGTCCGAAAATCCGCCGCGCGCAACGATTCTTCCTTCTCTATTCTTTCAAACCCTTCCGGCACACTCTGCTGGCACACCCCTTGCTAAATATTGCCTTGAGAACACGCACACTTTTCTCCCCGGAAAGCGTCCGTATTCGATGCCATATGACGCGCAACTCCCCCATTGCGCAAATGTGGTGGTTTTTCAGGTCTACCGCCGTCAAGCCCCCGTGAGACGGCGGATATTGGCCCGCATCGGTTTCGATGCGGGCCGTTTTTTTTGTCGATGCGATCCCTCACCGCCGTTGCGGAAAAGCAAAAGCCGCAGGCACTGCACCGCAGCAAAGCGTATTCTGGAAGGCGGGCGTCGTATCGGCGTCATCGCGCTCCGCTATCGTCGGAAGCACGGCAGGACCCGTATGACGAAGGCATCCACCTTTCTGACATTGGGATACTGAATGCCATCCAATATTGAAGACTATGCGCTGATCGGCGACGGCCAGACCGCTGCCTTGGTGGACCGCACCGGATCGATCGATTGGTTGTGCTGGCCGAGATTCGACTCGGCGGCTTGTTTTGCCGCTCTCTTGGGCGAGCCACGGCATGGCCGCTGGCAAATCGCGCCGGTGGCGCACGCCGTGGGCGATGGCGCCGCCGCCGATAGCGCGCACCCCCCTTCCGCAGCGGGCACGACGTCCGCGGCGCTGGCGCCCACGCTCACCGCGCACGCCAGACGTTACCGCGACGACACGCTGATTCTCGAGACGGAATATCACACGCCGTCTGGGAGCGTCGTCGTCATCGACTTCATGCCGATGCGCAATGGCTGGTCGGAAGTCGTGCGACTGGTGGTCGGCCAATCAGGCAAAGTCGATATGCAAATGGATCTGGCCCTGCGCTTCGACTATGGCTATGCGGTGCCCTGGGTCAGCCGCCTCGAGGACGGCAGCGGCATGCGCGCGATTTCCGGCCCGGACATGGTGACGCTACGGACGCCGGTCGAGATGACGGGCGAAGGCTTGCAAACTCACGCGACGTTCACCGTATCCGAGGGGGAAACGGTGCCCTTCGTGATGGCCTATGCGCCGTCTCATCACCCGCTCCCGCCCGCCAGCGACCCGCGCTCGACCTTGGCGCGCACGCAGACATACTGGCGCGACTGGGCAGCCCGCTGCAATGTCACCGGCCCATGGGCCGCGCAGGTCCGGCGCTCCTTGATCACGCTGAAGGCGCTGGCCTACGAGCCGACCGGCGGCATCGTTGCCGCCGCCACGACGTCGTTGCCGGAACAGCTCGGCGGGGTCCGAAACTGGGACTATCGGTACTGCTGGCTGCGCGACGCGACCATCACGCTGCTCGCCTTGATGCGGGCCGGGTATTACGACGAAGCGTCAGCCTGGCGCGCCTGGCTGACCCGCGCGATCGCGGGATCGCCGAAACAACTGCAGATCATGTATGGCATCGCCGGCGAACGTCGCCTGCCGGAATGGGAAGTGGATTGGTTGCCCGGCTATCAGGGCGCCAAACCGGTCCGCATCGGCAATGGCGCGGTAGACCAGCTGCAGTTGGACGTGTTCGGCGAAGTTCTCAGCGCCCTGCACGTGGCGCGCGTGGGAGGATTGCCGGCCGACGATACTGCCTGGGCGGTCGAGCGAGCCTTGGTCGATCATCTGGTTCTGGTGTGGAATCAGCCGGACGAAGGCATCTGGGAAGTACGTGGCGGACGCCAGCATTTCACCTTCTCGAAGGTCATGGCCTGGGTGGCATTCGACCGCGCGATCCGCTCCGCCGAGGAGTTTCACCTCGAAGGCCCGCTGGACGAATGGCGCGCGGTACGCGCGGCGGTCCACGCCGACGTCTGCGAGAAAGGCTATAACCCGAATGTAGGCAGCTTCACGCAGGTGTATGGTGGCGAGGCGCTGGACGCCAGCCTGCTGTTGATGGCCAGTGTGGGCTTCCTGCCGGCGGACGATCCCCGTATCGTCTCGACGGTGGACGCCATCGCGCGCGATCTGACCGTCGACGGTCTGGTTCAGCGTTATCACACGCACGAGACCGCCGATGGTTTGCCGCCCGGCGAGGGCACCTTCCTCGCCTGTAGTTTCTGGTTGGCGGACAACTATCATATGCAGGGCCGCGAGGCAGAAGCGGTGGCGCTGTACGAGCGCTTGCTGGCGCTTTGCAACGACGTGGGCCTGTTGGCCGAGGAATTCGATCCGCATACGCAGCGACAGGTCGGCAATTTCCCGCAGGCGTTCTCGCATGTCGCGCTGGTGCATACGGGAATGAATCTGATGCAGCACAACGAAGCTTTCGTGCACGCCGTGACCGGGCAAACCGGCAACGCCACGGAGGCATCGTCGAGCGAGACGACCTCGGCACGCTCCGACGGCACGACACCTGCATCCGAACAAATCGATTCATCCGATGAGGAGACCTCGGCGGCGTAGTCAGGCGATACACGCTGAGTTTCGGCCGGGATGCCCCGGCACATGTCGACGTGTCGGCATGAAACCCAGGCGGTGCGGCACAGGACGCCGCACCGTCATGCAGCAACAGGGAGGGCCGAACGATGCTGTATCAATTCGTGGAATGGCAACGCGCCATGCTGACCCCGCTCAGCTCGTGGGCGGACATGGTGTCGAAGGCGTTTGCCGATCCGGCCAACCCGCTTTCTTTCGTCCCGGGCGCCAGCCGCTCCTCGGCGGGCTTCGAGCTGCTGCATCGGCTTGGCAAGGAATACGAAAAGCCGAGCTTCGGCATCGACCACATCATGCGCGACGGCCGCGCTATTCCGATCGTGCAGCAGACGGTGCTCGAACTGCCTTTTTGCCGCCTGCTGCGTTTCAAGCGCTATACCGACGATCACGACACGATCGTCGAGTTGAAGGACGACCCATCGGTCATGGTCTGCGCGCCATTGTCGGGGCATCATGCGACGCTGCTGCGGGACACGGTGCTGACGCTGCTCGCTGATCACAAGGTGTATGTCACCGACTGGACGGATGCCCGGATGGTGCCGCTCTCGGCAGGTCGCTTCGACCTGAGCGACTACGTCCACTATATCGAGCGCTTCATCCGCTTTATCGGTGCGCGCAAACTGCATGTTATTTCGGTTTGCCAGCCGACGGTGCCGGTGCTGGGCGCCGTCGCGCTGATGGCGGCGCGCGGCGAAGACACGCCCTTGACGATGACGATGATGGGCGGCCCGATCGATGCCCGGAAATCGCCGACATCGGTGAACTCGCTGGCGACGCAGCACAGCATCGAATGGTTCGAATCGAATGTGATCTGGACCGTGCCATCGCACTATCCGGGCATCGGTCGCCAGGTGTATCCGGGCTTCCTGCAGCACACCGGCTTCGTCGCGATGAATCCGCAACGCCATCTCGCCTCGCACTGGGACTATTACCTGGACTTGGTGCGCGGCGACGAAGAGGATGCCGATGTACATCGGCGCTTCTACGACGAATACAACGCCGTGCTGGACATGGCCGCCGAGTATTACCTCGAGACGATCCGCGTGGTCTTCCAGGAGTTTGGATTGGCCGAAGGCACGTGGTCTGTCGATGGCGAGCCCGTGCGTCCCGCGGCCATCCGCAACACCGCCCTGCTGACGGTGGAAGGGGCGTTGGACGATATCTCCGGGCACGGTCAGACGCGGGCCGCCCATGACCTGTGCAGCGGCATCCCCGCCGCGCAAAAGCACCACTACACGGCTGAAGGGGCCGGACACTACGGCATCTTTTCCGGCCGTCGCTGGCGGCAGCAGGTCTACCCGCGCATCCGGGACTTTATCGCCGCCGCTGAAACCCGTCGGGCGGCGGATGGAGCGGAGACGGACGCGCCGGAAAACACCCGGCGCCGTGCGCGCGCCACCGAGGACGACGGCGATGTCGCCGTGGCGCCAACGCGGACCGCTCGCAAGACACGCGCCGCGCCCGCCGGCAAAACGGCGCGGGCCGTCACGGCCAGCAGCAAGACTACAGCGAAGGGAAACGGCTCTTAGGCCAGAACACCGCAGGTCGTTCGCCCGTGCCGCCGACGCCGGAAGCGGTCTTCGTCGGCAGGCCGGCGGTCGTGCTCGCTACCGACGTCAGCGCCACGGTGCCGCGAAGGCGCTCTGCCGGCTCCGCGCCGGCGTTATGAGCGCGCGTCGCGCCATCGCGGCATGCCGCCTCGGCACGCGCCGCCTCTCCATCCGGCGCGCCCTCTTCTGCTAACCCATCGCCTCTGTGCCGCAGCGCCGCGTCCGACACCGAAGCGTCGCCGCGCTCCGTTTCCGCATTGGCCGCCCGTACGATACCCGGGAAGAAAGACGGCACCGGCTGCCGCAGCGGATCGGCCCCAGGGCCGGCATCGATGCCCCGGTTCCGACGCGTGTCGTGCAGCGCGGACCGCGCATCGGCCACGCGGCCGGAAGACAGGCAGTCGGCGGCCCGCTCCGGCGCACCCACCCTTCCCAGCGCATCGACCAGGTCGCGACCGTGACTGGGCACCGATGCGTCATCGCAGCGCAGATAGGCCAGCAACATGTCCAGATGCAGGGTCAGCAGGTGCTCGCGCTCCGACGGCTCCGCCGGGTCCCGCGCGAACGCGGCATGCAAGGTGAAACGATTCGAGACGAGGTAATACCCGAGTCCCGAAATGGCCAGGTAGAAATGCAGCGGATCGACATGCTGACGAAATGCCCCGTCGGCGATGCCGCGTTCCAATAAATGACTCAAGGCCGCAATGACGGGACGCATCGCATTGCGTGCGCCGGACGACCGCAGATGCACCCCTTCCTGCAGATTTTCATTGTTGATGACGCGCACGACCTCCGGGTGCAAATAACAGTACTCCCAAATAAATCGCACAAAACGTCGCATGGCCAACTCGGGCGACTCATGACTGAGATCCATGCCTGCCTGCGCATCGGCAAATTTTTGATATACGTCTTCGACAACGGCCACGAAGAGCTGCTCTTTGTTGCCGAAATAGTAATACAGCATGCGTTCATTCGTTTGCGCCCGTCTCGCAATGCTGTCCACCCGCGCGCCCGCGAGTCCGCCGCAGCGAAACTCCTCTATCGCGGCAGTTAGAATGCGATGTCGCGTCCCGGCCGGGTCACGTCGGCTATTGCTCGGATGTAACGCAAGCGCATGGGTCATGTCGCCTCCTTGTCCAATGATTGACGCCCCTCGAGAAAAATAACGCAGACCCAGCCTGTGCCCCGTACGGCGCCGTTCGCCAGCATGCGTGCTCTTCTCGATTAAAGTCCTTCGTATCACTGATCTTCTTCGTGATGGCCCGATTATGGCACGCAGCTTTAGGACAGGTCTGAAGCGGCCGCCGGATCAGCGGATTTCGCCGAGAATCTGCCGCTCCCGATCGAGCGAATGACATCGCATTCGTGCTGCGATCGACGCTTCCGGCACACGTATCGCTTCCTGGCCCGGCGCGAAGGAAGGACAGCATGGCTTTTTGCAGGTCGCGCCACAAATAGCGGATAATACGCAGATAAACAGGTGGCCTCCCGAAGCCGCCAGCCAAGGCACAAACCGCGCCGACGCGTCGCGATCGACGTGCCGGCCGATGATTCCCAGGACATTTCTCCCCGTGATATCCGAGTTGGCGCAGCGCATCGACGACCTGCTGCCGCAAACCCAATGCACGAAGTGTGGCTTCGATGGCTGCACGCCGTATGCGCGCGCGATCGCCGAAGGCCGCGCCGACTTCAATCAATGCCCTCCTGGCGGACAGGAAGGCGTGGTTCGGCTCGCCCAGCTTCTGGGCCGCCCCGCAAAGCCACTGGACATCTCGCACGGCGTGGAGCGGCCACGGCCGCGCGCCGTCATCGACGAGTCCGTCTGCATCGGCTGCACGCTGTGTGCGAAAGCCTGCCCCGTGGACGCCATCGTTGGCGCGGCAAAGCTGATGCACACCGTGTTGAACGACGCCTGCACCGGCTGCGACTTATGCGTGGCCCCCTGCCCCGTCGATTGCATCGAGATGGTCCCGAT
Coding sequences within it:
- a CDS encoding D-glycerate dehydrogenase; this translates as MQSDKQKILVTHAIFPDVIARLQTHFDVEVNDSGTALTEAELIRRGADKDGLMVIGDRIPAELIAQAPRLKALANMAVGYNNLPLDAMTPRGIVGTNTPDVLNETTADLGWALLMATARRITEAEHYLRAGKWQSWHYDMLTGVDIHGATLGVVGMGRIGQAVARRALGFGMRVIYHNRSQVAPEIEQALHAEWVDRDTLLRQADHVVLVLPYTPQAHHLIGARELQLMKPTATLVNIARGGIVDDAALVTALREKRIAGAGLDVFEGEPALHPGLLELNNVVLTPHIGSASIPTRRAMANLAADNLIAALGVGPHAGNPPNVVNPDARLHRPASGGAQA
- a CDS encoding sodium:proton antiporter, coding for MQSQILEHRQTDLIRRAKRIPSDGLTPRVLARWIALAWLALPGLAHAASPTPALSLIWGLPFAGLLLSIAVFPLVAGPFWHHHFGKIAAAWGAVFLLPFAWQYGAGTAVGVVVHAMVAEYIPFIALLAALYTVSGGICLQGRLPATAASNTGFLVLGAALASLMGTTGAAMLLIRPLLRANEGRRHRVHLVVFFIFLVANAGGSLTPLGDPPLFLGFLKGVSFLWTTQHLLMPMLFLCGVLCVIFFFVDRHLLRGDARLAANASAAPGIAAGAARVPAAAATDTDAASPTLSGIATDDTALRIDGKRNFFLLLAIIGLVLMSGFWRPGITFDIAGTPLALQDAVRDVLLFAVLGLSLWITPASARLGNQFDWAPIAEVGKLFAAIFVTIAPVIAMLSMGAQGPFAPLLALVTDAHGAPRDAVYFWATGLLSGFLDNAPTYLVFFNTAGGDAKTLMTDYASTLLAISAGSVFMGALSYIGNAPNFMVKAIAEERGVAMPSFFGYMVWSVPILLPLFAVMTWLFL
- the pncB gene encoding nicotinate phosphoribosyltransferase; translated protein: MIITSLFDTDLYKFTMMQVVLHHFPAADVEYRFKCRTPGVMLAPFVEEIRQEIDHLCALRFTQAEQQWLRKLRFIKSDFVDFLDLFHLNQKYITVMPSGENHGEIEITIKGPWLHTILFEIPVLAIVNEVYFRNTQRAPDYREGRERLKSKIAMLGASPEYAECKIADYGTRRRFSKRWHEEVLLSLKDNLGPQFAGTSNVLFAMQHDLTPLGTMAHEYLQACQGLGPRLRDSQIFGFEMWAKEYRGDLGIALSDVYGMTSFLKDFDMYFCKLFDGARHDSGDPFEWGERLLKHYEDNRVDPRTKIMVFSDALDIPKVLQLYERFQGRCRLAFGVGTNLTNDLGYEPLQVVIKMVRCNGQPVAKLSDSPGKNMCDDQAYLTYLRQVFGIKHLPE
- the fdxA gene encoding ferredoxin FdxA, encoding MTHVVTENCIKCRYTDCVDVCPVDCFREGPNFLVIDPDECIDCAVCVAECPANAIYAEEDVPGDQQAFTSLNAELASIWPSITKTIPPLADADDWKDKEGKLDLLER
- a CDS encoding CorA family divalent cation transporter, whose amino-acid sequence is MEQQGQGSIDTARAPSITDNVVHSAPDGYVCGYVFEHGRATAMQWPETQTLPGAPDTPVWMHLSAADEAVNGWLQCREALPVSVREFLCGRDRRPRVHLGNAYFFGVISDFELGGGGDIDKGTSALRFYIDASRLITVRTVRMQSTDKLRHAVLDGDTFRDTTELFATLIRGLNETFAEKVNDLGDRLDDVEEGVLDGRHTDQRAELGAIRRDLVELKRYVDPERTALAQLVAPRLEWSDPRSAETLVQAVQTMNSIGGSLEAIYERAKLMQDEMASLLAEDINRKLLALSIMSALLLPASLISGIFGMNVGGLPGTHGNYAFWFVMGAMVFLAVLTVGVLKRLRLW
- a CDS encoding glycoside hydrolase family 15 protein; the encoded protein is MPSNIEDYALIGDGQTAALVDRTGSIDWLCWPRFDSAACFAALLGEPRHGRWQIAPVAHAVGDGAAADSAHPPSAAGTTSAALAPTLTAHARRYRDDTLILETEYHTPSGSVVVIDFMPMRNGWSEVVRLVVGQSGKVDMQMDLALRFDYGYAVPWVSRLEDGSGMRAISGPDMVTLRTPVEMTGEGLQTHATFTVSEGETVPFVMAYAPSHHPLPPASDPRSTLARTQTYWRDWAARCNVTGPWAAQVRRSLITLKALAYEPTGGIVAAATTSLPEQLGGVRNWDYRYCWLRDATITLLALMRAGYYDEASAWRAWLTRAIAGSPKQLQIMYGIAGERRLPEWEVDWLPGYQGAKPVRIGNGAVDQLQLDVFGEVLSALHVARVGGLPADDTAWAVERALVDHLVLVWNQPDEGIWEVRGGRQHFTFSKVMAWVAFDRAIRSAEEFHLEGPLDEWRAVRAAVHADVCEKGYNPNVGSFTQVYGGEALDASLLLMASVGFLPADDPRIVSTVDAIARDLTVDGLVQRYHTHETADGLPPGEGTFLACSFWLADNYHMQGREAEAVALYERLLALCNDVGLLAEEFDPHTQRQVGNFPQAFSHVALVHTGMNLMQHNEAFVHAVTGQTGNATEASSSETTSARSDGTTPASEQIDSSDEETSAA
- the phaZ gene encoding polyhydroxyalkanoate depolymerase encodes the protein MLYQFVEWQRAMLTPLSSWADMVSKAFADPANPLSFVPGASRSSAGFELLHRLGKEYEKPSFGIDHIMRDGRAIPIVQQTVLELPFCRLLRFKRYTDDHDTIVELKDDPSVMVCAPLSGHHATLLRDTVLTLLADHKVYVTDWTDARMVPLSAGRFDLSDYVHYIERFIRFIGARKLHVISVCQPTVPVLGAVALMAARGEDTPLTMTMMGGPIDARKSPTSVNSLATQHSIEWFESNVIWTVPSHYPGIGRQVYPGFLQHTGFVAMNPQRHLASHWDYYLDLVRGDEEDADVHRRFYDEYNAVLDMAAEYYLETIRVVFQEFGLAEGTWSVDGEPVRPAAIRNTALLTVEGALDDISGHGQTRAAHDLCSGIPAAQKHHYTAEGAGHYGIFSGRRWRQQVYPRIRDFIAAAETRRAADGAETDAPENTRRRARATEDDGDVAVAPTRTARKTRAAPAGKTARAVTASSKTTAKGNGS